The window CGCGACAGGGCGTGATCGACCAACCGCCGGCCGATGCCGGAACGGTGCAGGCGCGGGTCCACGAACAGGGCCGCCAGCTCGTCGCCGGACAGGCCGAGAAAGGCGACCGGCGCCCCGTCCTGGTCGCAGGCCCAGAGGTTAGGGTCGCCGCTGTTCAGCCAGGCGGCGACGTCGATCTCGATGGCGTCCACCGCATCGGGCGTCAGGAAAGGGTGCGTCGCCTCGACCGCGCGCCGCCAGACGGCGGTCAGGGACGTGGCGTCAGCCGGCGTCGCCGGTCGGATCACAACAGGCTTTCGAGCGCCGCGCGGGCGGCGTCCTTCAGATCGGGGCGTTTCAGGGCCAGGGCGAGGTTGGCGCGCAGCAGGCCGATCTTGTCGCCGCAGTCGTGGGTCACGCCTTCGTATTCGTAGGCGGTGAAGGTCTGGGTCTTCATCAGCCGGTCCATGGCGTCGGTCAGCTGGATCTCGCCGCCCGCGCCGCTTTCCTGGGTCTCCAGCAGGTCGAAGATTTCCGGCTGCAGGATGTAGCGGCCCGAGATCGACATGTTGGACGGGGCCGTGCCCTGTTTCGGCTTCTCGACCATGCCCTTCATGGCGAAGCGGCGGCCGTCGCGGCTGGACGGATCGACGATGCCGTACTTGTGGGTTTCGGATTCCGGCACGGCCTCGACGCCGATGACGTTGCCGCCGACCTGGGCGTAGAGGTCCGCCAGCTGCTTCAGGGCGCCCGGCTGCGAATCCACGATGACGTCGGGCAGGATGACGGCGAAGGGTTCGTGACCGATGATGTCGCGGGCGCACCAGACGGCGTGACCCAGACCCTTGGGCTGCATCTGGCGGGTGAAGCTCATCTCGCCGGCGGTGGCCAGTTCGGCGTTCATGGCCGCCAGGATCTCGGTCTTGCCCTTGGCCGCCAGTTGGGCCTCCAGCTCGATCTGGTGGTCGAAATAGTCCTCAATGGCCTGCTTGGCGCGGCCGGTGACGAAGACGATGTGTTCGATCCCCGCCTCACGCGCCTCTT of the Brevundimonas pondensis genome contains:
- the galU gene encoding UTP--glucose-1-phosphate uridylyltransferase GalU, whose product is MTTSPARLRKAVLPVAGLGTRVLPGTKTTPKELLNVVDRPILSYIVEEAREAGIEHIVFVTGRAKQAIEDYFDHQIELEAQLAAKGKTEILAAMNAELATAGEMSFTRQMQPKGLGHAVWCARDIIGHEPFAVILPDVIVDSQPGALKQLADLYAQVGGNVIGVEAVPESETHKYGIVDPSSRDGRRFAMKGMVEKPKQGTAPSNMSISGRYILQPEIFDLLETQESGAGGEIQLTDAMDRLMKTQTFTAYEYEGVTHDCGDKIGLLRANLALALKRPDLKDAARAALESLL
- a CDS encoding GNAT family N-acetyltransferase: MIRPATPADATSLTAVWRRAVEATHPFLTPDAVDAIEIDVAAWLNSGDPNLWACDQDGAPVAFLGLSGDELAALFVDPRLHRSGIGRRLVDHALSRGARRLSVNEDNPGARAFYERLGFRAVGRAETDDAGRPYPLILMALSR